One Streptomyces sp. NBC_00102 DNA segment encodes these proteins:
- a CDS encoding single-stranded DNA-binding protein yields MNETLVTLVGNAATGVDFRETASGGMARFRLAVTPRRWDRERQLWADGHTSFYTVWAWRGLASNVAASVSVGEPLLVHGRLKVREEEREGSRRTFVDVEAVAVGHDLSRGSAAFRRAVRRESPFGTETGAGPGGEPGRTPVPGPEGEDAGSPVFASEPAGDGPSWDTEPVGAAAARTRPDGAPRVGGGARVPTVRQKGPVGVMSTS; encoded by the coding sequence ATGAACGAGACCTTGGTGACGTTGGTCGGCAATGCCGCTACGGGGGTGGACTTCCGGGAGACGGCCTCGGGCGGGATGGCGCGGTTCCGCCTCGCGGTGACGCCGCGCCGCTGGGACCGGGAGAGACAGCTCTGGGCCGACGGGCACACGAGCTTCTACACGGTGTGGGCCTGGCGGGGGCTCGCCTCGAACGTGGCGGCCTCGGTCTCCGTGGGCGAACCTCTGCTGGTGCACGGCCGGCTGAAGGTCCGCGAGGAAGAACGCGAGGGCTCACGACGGACGTTCGTGGATGTCGAAGCGGTGGCGGTGGGGCACGACCTGAGCCGGGGCTCCGCGGCCTTCCGGCGGGCGGTGCGGCGCGAGTCGCCGTTCGGTACGGAGACGGGGGCGGGCCCGGGCGGAGAGCCGGGGAGAACGCCGGTTCCGGGGCCGGAGGGAGAGGACGCGGGCAGTCCGGTTTTCGCGAGCGAACCCGCAGGTGACGGACCTTCCTGGGATACGGAGCCCGTGGGGGCGGCGGCGGCCCGCACGAGGCCGGACGGGGCGCCGCGCGTCGGGGGAGGGGCACGTGTCCCGACGGTCCGTCAGAAAGGGCCTGTAGGCGTCATGTCGACATCTTGA
- a CDS encoding globin codes for MTENPRDTLQEQTFYEQVGGEATFRRLVHRFYEGVAEDPLLRPMYPEEDLGPAEERFALFLMQYWGGPRTYSDHRGHPRLRMRHQPFRVDRAAHDAWLANMRVALDELGLAPEHEAQLWSYLTYAAASMVNTAD; via the coding sequence GTGACAGAGAACCCGCGCGACACGCTTCAGGAGCAGACCTTCTACGAGCAGGTCGGCGGCGAGGCGACCTTCCGGCGCCTGGTGCACCGCTTCTACGAGGGGGTCGCCGAGGACCCGCTGCTGCGGCCGATGTACCCGGAGGAGGACCTGGGTCCGGCCGAGGAGCGGTTCGCGCTCTTCCTGATGCAGTACTGGGGCGGTCCCCGGACGTACAGCGACCACCGCGGCCACCCCCGGCTGCGGATGCGGCACCAGCCGTTCCGGGTGGACCGGGCGGCGCACGACGCCTGGCTCGCGAACATGCGGGTCGCCCTGGACGAGCTGGGCCTCGCCCCCGAGCACGAGGCGCAGCTGTGGTCCTACCTCACCTACGCGGCCGCCTCGATGGTGAACACGGCCGACTGA
- a CDS encoding thioesterase family protein — MARHLYPCPLRWSDMDAFGHVNNVVFLRYLEEARIDFMFRLAPGDGSPSFAGGSVVARHEIDYLRPLVHRHAPVTVESWVTKIGAASLTIAYEIKDADLVYVRASTVVVPYNLVEGRPRRISAEEKLFLQEYMEQEPAAA, encoded by the coding sequence GTGGCCCGTCACCTCTACCCCTGCCCGCTCCGCTGGTCGGACATGGACGCCTTCGGCCACGTCAACAACGTGGTCTTCCTCCGCTACCTGGAGGAGGCGCGCATCGACTTCATGTTCCGACTGGCGCCTGGGGACGGTTCGCCGTCCTTCGCGGGCGGTTCCGTCGTGGCCCGTCACGAGATCGACTACCTCCGGCCGCTGGTCCACCGCCACGCGCCGGTCACCGTCGAGTCCTGGGTCACCAAGATCGGCGCGGCGTCCCTGACGATCGCGTACGAGATCAAGGACGCGGACCTGGTGTACGTGCGGGCCTCCACGGTCGTCGTGCCCTACAACCTGGTGGAAGGGCGGCCCCGGCGGATCTCCGCCGAGGAGAAGCTCTTCCTCCAGGAGTACATGGAGCAGGAGCCCGCCGCGGCATGA
- a CDS encoding methyltransferase domain-containing protein, translated as MGAAERWTRDPFEAEGAAARQAMVRLIVADGGLRDPAWRAAFEDVPRHLFVPYYYEGGLLGAVRLWCEDADPVRREQWLRGAYADGPLATRMKDGELVSSSSQPSLMALMLDALDVRDGQRVLEIGAGTGYNAALLAHRLGDGAVITVDLDPEITESARRHLAAAGYRATVVTGDGARGCPGHGPYDRIIATCTLPLIPEEWLAQCAPGARILAPFATGVISLGVRETASGRRAEGHFLHTPAFFVPLRGTPARPGGPARRMTGNDLHSFLLALAGGSLDAEEALNLWEGEGRPGRERFGLTVDRSGQWAWLDDPEGPYVWPLTGHGER; from the coding sequence ATGGGTGCCGCAGAGCGCTGGACGCGCGATCCGTTCGAGGCCGAGGGGGCCGCGGCCCGGCAGGCCATGGTGCGGCTCATCGTGGCCGACGGCGGGCTGCGCGACCCCGCCTGGCGCGCGGCCTTCGAGGACGTGCCCCGCCACCTGTTCGTGCCGTACTACTACGAGGGCGGCCTCCTCGGAGCCGTACGCCTCTGGTGCGAGGACGCCGACCCGGTACGCCGCGAGCAGTGGCTGCGCGGGGCGTACGCGGACGGGCCGCTGGCCACCCGGATGAAGGACGGCGAACTCGTCTCCTCCAGCAGCCAGCCCTCGCTGATGGCGCTCATGCTCGACGCACTGGACGTGCGCGACGGCCAGCGCGTGCTGGAGATCGGCGCGGGCACCGGCTACAACGCGGCGCTCCTCGCCCACCGGCTCGGCGACGGGGCCGTCATCACCGTCGACCTGGATCCGGAGATCACCGAGTCCGCCCGCCGCCACCTCGCCGCCGCCGGGTACCGGGCCACCGTCGTCACCGGCGACGGGGCGCGGGGCTGCCCCGGACACGGCCCGTACGACCGGATCATCGCGACCTGCACCCTGCCCCTGATCCCGGAGGAATGGCTCGCGCAGTGCGCCCCGGGCGCGCGCATCCTGGCGCCCTTCGCCACCGGGGTGATCTCGCTCGGGGTGCGGGAGACCGCGTCCGGACGGCGGGCGGAGGGGCACTTCCTGCACACCCCGGCGTTCTTCGTGCCCCTGCGAGGGACCCCGGCGCGTCCCGGCGGCCCGGCCCGGCGCATGACGGGGAACGACCTCCACTCGTTCCTGCTCGCCCTGGCGGGCGGTTCGCTCGACGCGGAGGAGGCGCTGAACCTCTGGGAGGGGGAGGGCCGCCCCGGCCGGGAACGCTTCGGCCTCACCGTCGACCGGAGCGGGCAGTGGGCCTGGCTGGACGACCCGGAGGGCCCGTACGTATGGCCCCTCACCGGTCACGGGGAGCGGTGA
- a CDS encoding FHA domain-containing protein, producing MPTCPNGHQSGSEDWCEVCGHRMTGAGTPGAVPPPPPPPPAPGYGYPQGPGPGPGGQPTAGVELCPQCRTPREPGGPFCEECRWNFLTNTATSYTPLAPQPGAGGGPAPGLNLPPGFQSQPGPRQAPPAPHTQAPHSQAPQPPQPRDPFEYQGSRPSQLNRPAEPLVPDRDGRQAPPSAFQQNQQQPPAFPQAQQGAPGGPQGQQQSPFPQGGQPQFPGRPGQPQFPQSPQGGPGRPGPQHGGPQGPPAAFQQGPPSAFQQSAPPAPGPSAPPEADDWMLPPPSQAQAQAQAQAQAPAQPQAPAHQQQPHPFQQQSPPQGGFPPPFPGQGGFPGAQQGPGAQGGPGGPSQEPQRSAVWTAVIAPDRDYFLAMMQRSGPEATGLNLPAYSPEQHLELAGSQVTIGRRRHSTGESPDIDLAVPPEDPGVSHQHAVLVQQPDGGWAVVDQNSTNGTTLNGAEDPIQPYVPVPLQDGDQVHVGAWTTITVRRS from the coding sequence ATGCCGACCTGCCCGAACGGACACCAGTCGGGTTCCGAGGACTGGTGCGAGGTCTGCGGACATCGCATGACCGGAGCCGGTACGCCCGGTGCGGTCCCGCCGCCCCCGCCCCCGCCGCCCGCGCCCGGTTACGGATATCCGCAGGGCCCCGGCCCCGGCCCCGGCGGACAGCCGACCGCCGGAGTCGAGCTCTGCCCGCAGTGCCGCACCCCGCGTGAGCCCGGTGGGCCGTTCTGCGAGGAGTGCCGGTGGAACTTCCTCACCAACACGGCGACCTCGTACACCCCGCTGGCTCCGCAGCCCGGCGCCGGTGGCGGGCCGGCGCCCGGTCTCAACCTGCCGCCCGGCTTCCAGTCGCAGCCCGGCCCCCGGCAGGCGCCCCCGGCCCCGCACACGCAGGCCCCGCACTCCCAGGCGCCGCAGCCCCCGCAGCCGCGTGACCCCTTCGAGTACCAGGGTTCGCGTCCCTCGCAGCTGAACCGTCCGGCGGAGCCGCTGGTGCCGGACCGCGACGGCCGGCAGGCGCCGCCGAGCGCCTTCCAGCAGAACCAGCAGCAGCCCCCGGCCTTCCCGCAGGCACAGCAGGGAGCGCCGGGCGGTCCGCAGGGTCAGCAGCAGTCGCCGTTCCCGCAGGGCGGGCAGCCGCAGTTCCCCGGTCGCCCGGGGCAGCCGCAGTTCCCGCAGAGCCCGCAGGGCGGGCCCGGCCGGCCGGGCCCGCAGCACGGTGGCCCGCAGGGTCCGCCGGCCGCGTTCCAGCAGGGTCCGCCGTCGGCGTTCCAGCAGAGCGCGCCGCCCGCGCCCGGTCCTTCGGCCCCGCCCGAGGCGGACGACTGGATGCTGCCGCCGCCCTCGCAGGCCCAGGCCCAGGCCCAGGCCCAGGCTCAGGCCCCGGCCCAGCCGCAGGCACCCGCGCACCAGCAGCAGCCGCACCCCTTCCAGCAGCAGAGTCCCCCGCAGGGAGGCTTCCCGCCGCCGTTCCCCGGCCAGGGCGGCTTCCCGGGTGCCCAGCAGGGCCCCGGCGCGCAGGGCGGCCCCGGTGGGCCGTCGCAGGAGCCTCAGCGGTCGGCCGTCTGGACCGCGGTGATCGCACCGGACCGTGACTACTTCCTGGCGATGATGCAGCGCAGCGGCCCGGAGGCGACCGGGCTGAACCTGCCCGCGTACTCCCCCGAGCAGCACCTCGAACTCGCGGGCAGCCAGGTCACCATCGGGCGCCGCCGGCACAGCACCGGAGAGTCGCCCGACATCGACCTGGCGGTGCCGCCGGAGGACCCGGGCGTCTCGCACCAGCACGCGGTCCTGGTGCAGCAGCCGGACGGGGGCTGGGCGGTGGTGGACCAGAACTCCACCAACGGCACGACGCTCAACGGCGCCGAGGACCCGATCCAGCCGTACGTTCCCGTACCGCTCCAGGACGGCGACCAGGTGCACGTCGGCGCGTGGACGACGATCACGGTCCGCCGGAGCTGA
- a CDS encoding Cys-Gln thioester bond-forming surface protein, producing the protein MRGRGNGLARLASTALVTGLVAAGALAGAGTAAADDAAPQHPGGAIAVLNGLKTYDGAEIKTDKGTQPVSAGLFEMTVDGGGTLKTYCIDIHNPTQGKAEYKETAWAESSLGKNDNAGRIRWILEHSYPQVDDLASLAKAAGAKSLTAGTAAAGTQVAIWRFSDNADVTAVNKDAEKLADYLEGAAQNSAEPQASLTLSPAAVSGQAGGLLGPVTVHTDAAEAAVAPPADAVASGIKITDKDGNPVSKATDGTELYFDVPKGAADGSASLTVQATTSVPVGRVFVGESKSQTQILAGSSESVVSAQATANWAAKGPVPAVTAKKDCTKGAVEFTVTNNGDQPFKFTFSGGGDVYTVEAGGSKTVPVGVGEDKAYDITVVGVDNDFKQNFKGVLDCVTAATPAPGDTGTDTQTGASPSPAATAAASVTGGGEGDLAATGGSSATPVIAGVAIALVVIGGGAVFFLRRKKSAAAAQ; encoded by the coding sequence CTGCGGGGACGGGGCAACGGGCTTGCCCGCCTGGCCTCCACCGCGCTGGTCACCGGCCTCGTCGCGGCGGGCGCACTCGCCGGCGCGGGCACGGCGGCGGCCGACGACGCCGCACCCCAGCACCCGGGCGGCGCGATCGCCGTCCTGAACGGGCTGAAGACGTACGACGGCGCCGAGATCAAGACGGACAAGGGGACCCAGCCGGTGTCCGCCGGTCTCTTCGAGATGACCGTCGACGGTGGCGGCACGCTGAAGACGTACTGCATCGACATCCACAACCCCACCCAGGGCAAGGCGGAGTACAAGGAGACTGCCTGGGCGGAGTCCTCGCTCGGCAAGAACGACAACGCCGGCCGGATCCGCTGGATCCTCGAGCACTCCTACCCGCAGGTCGACGACCTCGCCTCGCTCGCGAAGGCGGCCGGCGCCAAGTCGCTCACCGCGGGCACCGCTGCCGCGGGCACCCAGGTCGCCATCTGGCGCTTCTCGGACAACGCCGACGTCACCGCGGTGAACAAGGACGCCGAGAAGCTCGCGGACTACCTCGAAGGCGCGGCCCAGAACTCCGCCGAGCCCCAGGCGTCGTTGACGCTGAGCCCGGCGGCAGTCTCCGGTCAGGCCGGCGGCCTGCTCGGCCCGGTCACCGTGCACACCGACGCGGCCGAGGCCGCGGTGGCTCCGCCGGCCGACGCCGTCGCCAGCGGCATCAAGATCACCGACAAGGACGGCAACCCCGTCTCGAAGGCGACCGACGGCACCGAGCTCTACTTCGACGTGCCGAAGGGCGCCGCGGACGGTTCCGCCTCGCTCACCGTGCAGGCCACCACCTCGGTGCCTGTCGGCCGCGTGTTCGTCGGTGAGAGCAAGAGCCAGACGCAGATCCTGGCCGGCTCCAGCGAGTCCGTCGTCTCCGCGCAGGCCACCGCCAACTGGGCCGCCAAGGGCCCGGTCCCCGCGGTGACCGCGAAGAAGGACTGCACCAAGGGCGCCGTGGAGTTCACGGTGACCAACAACGGCGACCAGCCGTTCAAGTTCACGTTCTCGGGCGGCGGTGACGTCTACACCGTCGAGGCCGGCGGTTCGAAGACCGTGCCGGTCGGCGTCGGTGAGGACAAGGCGTACGACATCACGGTCGTCGGCGTCGACAACGACTTCAAGCAGAACTTCAAGGGCGTTCTCGACTGCGTCACCGCGGCCACCCCGGCTCCGGGCGACACGGGCACCGACACGCAGACCGGTGCCTCGCCGAGCCCGGCCGCGACCGCTGCCGCCAGCGTGACCGGCGGTGGTGAGGGCGACCTCGCCGCCACCGGTGGCTCCAGCGCCACCCCGGTCATCGCGGGCGTCGCCATCGCTCTCGTCGTCATCGGCGGCGGTGCGGTGTTCTTCCTCCGCCGCAAGAAGTCGGCCGCGGCCGCCCAGTGA
- a CDS encoding PP2C family serine/threonine-protein phosphatase: MSQIHQQTAPLPTCPGCTEPLDPGDLFCGACGYDLSAVPERPGDRPTMAITTPPPPPAPPVPAAAPAAPARPAAPPAPVQWPEASETDTADRPAPVHRPADVPGIDSAGHPLFARAAAPAAPAAPQSAPAAPAPAAPAAPAAPAPAAPAAPPGAVPAAVRHDDRAAPERQHSGSGGSGDFELAAPGAVPGAAPVPVQDPRGAGGTGGAGGTAATAVPGSPAGTRICVACRAGRVDADGYCETCGHAQPRARDHMERELGAVAAVSDRGLRHHRNEDSFSVSATALPDGSPAVVAIVCDGVSSAYRPDDASAAAASAAGESLLESLPRGTHPQQAMHDAIVAASRAVNALAEEQEGATEHDPHRNQNAPACTLVGAVVAGGLLVIGWVGDSRVYWVPSDRTQQPARLTEDDSWAAQMVAAGLMNEEQAYADERAHAITGWLGADAYELDPHTAAFKPDRPGTVVVCTDGLWNYAESAEEMAAALPRDAHERPLHGAQVLVGHALDGGGHDNVTVALLPFAVQPTGAHSG; encoded by the coding sequence GCGGATACGACCTGTCCGCCGTGCCCGAACGGCCCGGCGACCGGCCGACGATGGCGATCACCACCCCGCCCCCGCCACCGGCTCCCCCCGTACCGGCAGCGGCTCCGGCGGCCCCGGCTCGTCCGGCCGCGCCTCCGGCACCGGTCCAGTGGCCCGAGGCGTCCGAGACCGACACCGCGGACCGGCCCGCGCCCGTCCACCGGCCCGCCGACGTCCCGGGCATCGACTCCGCGGGGCACCCGCTCTTCGCCCGCGCGGCCGCACCTGCCGCACCTGCCGCACCACAGTCCGCTCCTGCCGCACCGGCACCGGCCGCACCCGCCGCACCGGCCGCACCCGCACCGGCCGCACCGGCCGCACCGCCCGGTGCCGTGCCGGCCGCCGTTCGGCACGACGACCGGGCCGCACCGGAACGGCAGCACTCCGGCTCCGGCGGCTCCGGGGACTTCGAACTCGCGGCTCCGGGAGCCGTGCCGGGAGCGGCTCCCGTGCCCGTCCAGGATCCCCGGGGCGCGGGCGGGACGGGCGGTGCCGGGGGTACGGCCGCCACTGCCGTGCCCGGCTCCCCCGCCGGTACCAGGATCTGTGTCGCCTGCCGGGCCGGCCGGGTCGACGCCGACGGGTACTGCGAGACCTGCGGCCACGCCCAGCCGCGCGCTCGCGACCACATGGAGCGGGAGCTCGGCGCGGTGGCGGCGGTCAGCGACCGAGGGCTGCGTCACCACCGCAACGAGGACTCCTTCTCCGTGTCGGCCACCGCGCTGCCGGACGGTTCGCCCGCCGTCGTCGCGATCGTCTGCGACGGGGTGTCCTCCGCGTACCGGCCGGACGACGCCTCGGCGGCCGCCGCGAGCGCCGCCGGCGAGTCCCTCCTGGAGTCGCTGCCGCGCGGCACGCACCCGCAGCAGGCGATGCACGACGCGATCGTCGCGGCCTCCCGGGCCGTCAACGCCCTGGCCGAGGAGCAGGAGGGCGCGACGGAGCACGATCCGCACCGCAACCAGAACGCTCCGGCCTGCACGCTGGTCGGCGCGGTCGTCGCCGGCGGTCTGCTGGTCATCGGCTGGGTCGGCGACAGCCGGGTCTACTGGGTGCCGTCCGACCGTACGCAGCAGCCCGCCCGGCTCACCGAGGACGACTCCTGGGCCGCGCAGATGGTGGCGGCGGGCCTGATGAACGAGGAGCAGGCGTACGCGGACGAGCGTGCCCACGCGATCACCGGCTGGCTCGGCGCGGACGCCTACGAACTCGACCCGCACACCGCCGCGTTCAAGCCGGACCGGCCGGGCACGGTGGTGGTCTGCACCGACGGGCTGTGGAACTACGCGGAGTCCGCCGAGGAGATGGCCGCCGCGCTCCCCCGGGACGCCCACGAACGCCCGTTGCACGGCGCCCAGGTGCTGGTGGGTCACGCGCTCGACGGCGGGGGCCACGACAACGTAACAGTGGCGCTGCTGCCGTTCGCCGTACAGCCCACCGGGGCACACTCCGGCTGA
- a CDS encoding VWA domain-containing protein — translation MANFAKSRQPRFSVDVYQNSYLPEGGREVNAIVTVTSTGGGTSRGAPLPGSLPEGAAAPVPDAAVVLMVDCSGSMEYPPTKMRNARDATAAAIDTLRDGTRFAVVAGTHVARDVYPGNGGLATADPLTKAQAKDALRGLSAGGGTAIGTWLRLADRLFASAGADLRHGVLLTDGRNEHEAPQDLRAALDACAGRFTCDARGVGTDWEVKEVTGIASALLGTADIVADPAGLAADFTRMMENAMGKEVADVALRLWTPVDTEILFVKQVAPAVVDLTGRRSEAGPRAGDYPTGSWGDESRDYHVCVRVPQARIGQEMLAARVSLILPAPSGEGAPQTLAQGLVRAVWTDDLVASTAMNPQVAHYTGQAELARVIQQGLDARKAGDLDGATAKLGRAVQLAAVSGNEDTAKLLSKVVDVVDAATGTVRLKAKVAEADEMTLETRSTKTVRVKK, via the coding sequence ATGGCCAACTTCGCCAAGTCGCGACAGCCTCGTTTCTCCGTGGACGTGTACCAGAACAGCTACCTCCCCGAGGGGGGCCGCGAGGTCAACGCGATCGTCACGGTCACGTCCACGGGCGGTGGTACGTCCAGGGGTGCGCCGCTCCCCGGAAGCCTCCCGGAAGGCGCGGCGGCGCCCGTCCCGGACGCCGCGGTCGTGCTCATGGTCGACTGCTCGGGGTCGATGGAGTACCCGCCCACGAAGATGCGCAACGCGCGCGACGCCACGGCGGCGGCCATCGACACCCTGCGCGACGGCACCCGGTTCGCGGTGGTGGCGGGCACGCACGTGGCGAGGGACGTCTATCCGGGCAACGGCGGGCTCGCCACGGCCGACCCGCTGACCAAGGCACAGGCGAAGGACGCGCTGCGCGGCCTGAGCGCGGGCGGCGGCACCGCGATCGGCACCTGGCTCCGGCTCGCCGACCGGCTGTTCGCCTCCGCCGGTGCGGATCTGCGGCACGGCGTCCTGCTGACCGACGGGCGCAACGAGCACGAGGCGCCCCAGGACCTGCGGGCGGCGCTGGACGCCTGCGCGGGCCGCTTCACCTGTGACGCCCGGGGCGTCGGCACCGACTGGGAGGTGAAGGAGGTCACGGGCATCGCCTCCGCCCTGCTGGGCACCGCGGACATCGTCGCCGATCCGGCCGGGCTGGCCGCGGACTTCACGCGGATGATGGAGAACGCCATGGGCAAGGAGGTCGCGGACGTGGCGCTGCGGCTCTGGACGCCGGTGGACACCGAGATCCTCTTCGTGAAGCAGGTCGCTCCGGCGGTCGTCGATCTGACCGGGCGCCGGTCGGAGGCGGGACCGCGTGCCGGGGATTATCCGACGGGTTCCTGGGGTGACGAATCCCGCGATTATCACGTGTGCGTCAGGGTTCCCCAGGCCCGGATCGGCCAGGAGATGCTGGCGGCGAGGGTCTCCCTGATCCTCCCCGCGCCCTCCGGCGAGGGCGCCCCGCAGACCCTTGCGCAGGGGTTGGTGCGGGCGGTGTGGACGGACGACCTGGTGGCGTCCACGGCGATGAATCCGCAGGTCGCGCACTATACGGGCCAGGCCGAGCTGGCCCGGGTGATCCAGCAGGGACTGGACGCCCGCAAGGCCGGGGACCTGGATGGGGCGACCGCGAAACTGGGCCGCGCGGTGCAGCTCGCGGCGGTCTCCGGCAACGAGGACACCGCGAAGCTGCTTTCGAAGGTGGTCGACGTGGTCGACGCCGCGACAGGTACTGTGCGACTGAAAGCGAAGGTCGCGGAAGCGGACGAGATGACACTCGAAACGCGCTCCACCAAGACCGTTCGCGTCAAGAAGTAA
- the ettA gene encoding energy-dependent translational throttle protein EttA: MAEYIYTMRKTRKAHGDKVILDDVTLNFLPGAKIGVVGPNGAGKSTVLKIMAGLEQPSNGDAFLSPGFSVGILMQEPKLDEEKTVLQNVQDGAAEVMGKLKRFNEVAELMATDYSDALLDEMGKLQEDLDHANAWDLDAQLEQAMDALGCPPGDWPVTNLSGGEKRRVALCKLLIEAPDLLLLDEPTNHLDAESVNWLEQHLSKYAGAVVAVTHDRYFLNNVAEWILELDRGRALPYEGNYSTYLDKKATRLKVEGRKDEKRAKRLKEELEWVRSNAKGRQTKSKARLARYEEMAAEADKMRKLDFEEIQIPPGPRLGSIVVEVEHLSKAFGDKVLIDDLSFTLPRNGIVGIIGPNGAGKTTLFKMLQGLETPDSGTVKIGETVKISYVDQSRANIDPKKTLWAVVSDELDYINVGQVEMPSRAYVSAFGFKGPDQQKPAGVLSGGERNRLNLALTLKEGGNLLLLDEPTNDLDVETLSSLENALLEFPGAAVVISHDRWFLDRVATHILAYEGDSKWYWFEGNFESYEKNKVERLGADAARPHRATYKKLTRG, from the coding sequence TTGGCTGAGTACATCTACACCATGCGCAAGACGCGCAAGGCGCACGGCGACAAGGTGATTCTCGACGACGTCACCCTGAACTTCCTGCCCGGCGCGAAGATCGGTGTCGTAGGCCCCAACGGCGCCGGTAAGTCCACGGTGCTGAAGATCATGGCCGGCCTGGAGCAGCCGTCCAACGGTGATGCCTTCCTCTCGCCCGGCTTCAGCGTCGGCATCCTCATGCAGGAGCCGAAGCTCGACGAGGAGAAGACCGTCCTGCAGAACGTGCAGGACGGCGCCGCCGAGGTCATGGGCAAGCTGAAGCGCTTCAACGAGGTCGCCGAGCTCATGGCGACCGACTACTCCGACGCGCTGCTGGACGAGATGGGCAAGCTCCAGGAGGACCTGGACCACGCCAACGCGTGGGACCTGGACGCCCAGCTGGAGCAGGCCATGGACGCCCTGGGCTGCCCGCCCGGCGACTGGCCCGTCACCAACCTCTCCGGTGGCGAGAAGCGCCGTGTGGCGCTCTGCAAGCTGCTCATCGAGGCCCCGGACCTGCTCCTCCTCGACGAGCCCACCAACCACCTCGACGCCGAGTCGGTGAACTGGCTGGAGCAGCACCTCTCGAAGTACGCGGGTGCGGTCGTCGCCGTCACCCACGACCGGTACTTCCTCAACAACGTCGCCGAGTGGATCCTCGAACTGGACCGCGGCCGCGCGCTCCCGTACGAGGGCAACTACTCCACGTACCTCGACAAGAAGGCCACCCGCCTCAAGGTCGAGGGCCGCAAGGACGAGAAGCGCGCCAAGCGGCTCAAGGAAGAGCTGGAGTGGGTCCGGTCCAACGCCAAGGGCCGCCAGACCAAGTCCAAGGCCCGCCTCGCCCGTTACGAGGAGATGGCCGCCGAAGCCGACAAGATGCGGAAGCTGGACTTCGAGGAGATCCAGATCCCGCCGGGCCCGCGCCTCGGTTCCATCGTCGTCGAGGTCGAGCACCTCTCGAAGGCCTTCGGCGACAAGGTCCTGATCGACGACCTGTCGTTCACGCTGCCGCGCAACGGCATCGTCGGCATCATCGGTCCGAACGGCGCGGGCAAGACCACGCTGTTCAAGATGCTCCAGGGCCTGGAGACGCCGGACTCCGGCACGGTCAAGATCGGCGAGACGGTCAAGATCTCGTACGTCGACCAGTCCCGCGCCAACATCGACCCGAAGAAGACCCTCTGGGCCGTCGTCTCGGACGAGCTGGACTACATCAACGTCGGCCAGGTCGAGATGCCCTCGCGGGCGTACGTCTCCGCGTTCGGCTTCAAGGGCCCGGACCAGCAGAAGCCGGCCGGTGTCCTCTCCGGTGGTGAGCGCAACCGCCTGAACCTGGCGCTGACGCTCAAGGAGGGCGGCAACCTGCTGCTCCTCGACGAGCCCACCAACGACCTGGACGTCGAGACCCTGTCGTCGCTGGAGAACGCCCTGCTGGAGTTCCCTGGCGCCGCTGTGGTCATCTCCCACGACCGCTGGTTCCTGGACCGCGTCGCCACGCACATCCTGGCGTACGAGGGCGACTCCAAGTGGTACTGGTTCGAGGGCAACTTCGAGTCGTACGAGAAGAACAAGGTCGAGCGCCTCGGCGCGGACGCGGCCCGCCCGCACCGCGCCACGTACAAGAAGCTCACCCGGGGCTGA